The region CATGTTATGTCAGGTCCAACATACACCCTCTTTGCTGATGTCTTGAAAAATATGTGCTTCATGCTTAATTTCTAGAAATTGACTTTGaccatttaaaattcttttgatAGTAGCATTAGGATTAGGTTATTGTGTATAACTGTAAGTCTAGgtctatttctgacttttaaaaccaagttatgtatttaaatatataggagtggaaaatttttaaataccaagagcaaagaaagacaaaaatccaCCAGAGAATTCTTGACTTCTAGATGTGTCGTGGTAACTGTTGTCATAAGGTTTGCCATGAGATCAAGCCTTTTTTAAGATGCAAAACTGTCCAGACTGATCAGAAAGTGAAGAAGCCTTGAATAAACCatgcatttcttctttaaaagacaTTTTTGTGTGATTGCCAACTTTGTTTTGGAAAGGAAAATATGTTTTTTTATGTGACATGTTAGTTGGCCAAAATAGGAACTACCGGATATGAACCACCACATTGtctttgtttgatttttggtAGTGGGGATTGTTTTTTAGTCCGCATTTTAGATGTGTTGACTAGCTGAACTCAGAACTGTGGAAGTGTGGCGTGCTAATGGGAGCCTTTTTCACAGGGTTCTTCtgtgtatttgttcatttatttataacATTTCTGAGTTCTGAGGAGTGTACATAGGATCCCttgatcttgttttcttttcccatgtCATCACTCCTTGTTTGCTTCTTACTCTTCTTTCAAGGTGAATGGAGGCATCGAGAACACCTTAGAGAGGGAGGTGGTGCAGTATGACTACTACTCTTcctattttgatatttttgtaaGTAGCTTTTATTTTACATCTCATTTCAGCATAACAGAACTAAAACCAAGGGCACAATCCATTGAAATAGGCCTCGGGACCATATTTTTCCTCTGGTACATGCTGACCCCCTTTATTTTCCTGTGAATTATGCCCATCTTCATTGCTTCTCCCCTTCCTGACTCACTCACTAGTAGATTGTCTGACTGTCACAAGGAAAGCAAAGCTGAATGGAGACGAGGAAGGGCAGCAGAGAGAGCTGATCTACATTCCTTTTCTCATCCTCTCACCGggctaaaatataaaatagatctCATTGGCACAACATAGTCATTGAAAGGAAACCATACCTCTTTGTGTGATAGCACTATAAGAGCACCCcctatgtttctctctctctctctttctctttcttctctctctctttttttttaagtaatgggAAGTTAATTGGAACTCTTAATTGGATGGTGTTATATTAACATCTTGGGGAGGAAGGCCCATGTAGGGATCCATGCCTCTCTGTGATAATAGCAATATAAAACTCAAAAACGATGGTCAGGCAAGCTTAGAAAGCTACATTACTTTGTAAATGTTGTATTTTAAATAGCTcatcttctctttctatttttctccctAGCTTTTGGCAGTTTTTCGATTTAAAGTGTTGATACTTGCATATGCCGTGTGTAAACTGCGCCATTGGTGGGCTATAGCAGTGAGTATGCTGGGTGGAGCCGGTCATCTCTGTGGGTCTTCCCTCTAGGGTGTGGCCAGGGTGCTTACTACAGGCAGagcaaaggggggggaggggagatagaGATGAGGTTTcctggcttttcctttctttctcacttcAGTGGGTTTAACACAAGTTTAACATGCCAGAGGTATTTCCGTTGTCAAGGATTAACTAAGGATGCTAAGCCAGTGAGGACTCTAGAGTCTTGGGAGTCCACCTACTCTCTCAACTCTTTTTGTGGAGAAGAGATCAGTGCAGTACCTTGGTCACAAAGATGTGTGGaaatctcttccttttccttgatACTATTCCATGATTTTTCCCCATGATTTAGTCTCTGTTTATTTTGATGTTAAAGTATACAGAAAACTTCCCTACTCCTTCCTGTTGTTCCTCCTGGCTCCTTGAGTACCATAatgtttttctcctctctttccttgcATCTAGCATGGAACTTGGGCACCTTGTGTGTCCCATTAATAAATATTAAGAGACTGAAAGAGTTGCAAGCATTTCTACTTGAATGAGGCAGATGCGGGAGGGAGAGTaaggctgaggagggagggggataccGAGCTCTCCAGCCTAGGGAATCTGCTCAGGAGAAAACTGCAGTCCTGCTGTGGAGGGCTCTGGCCTGTCCACATGGGCATGAGGACTGTGCTGCCTCCTAAGAAAGGGTCCGCCAGAGGTCACAGCCGCCTGACTGCACGTAGCATCCCAGGAGGTCAGACCCTCTCCTCAGGACTCTGATTTCAAGGATATCGGCTTGTCCCCCTTTCACACTTGGGGTGTGATGATTACAGTTTACTGCCTTTATCCAACAATCTCCATTTGGTGGGTTGATTCCTTACTCAAAACAACTAGTAGTAGCTACATTGTCCATTGCAAAGCTCTTCCTGGCAAAGAGCTTGACAAATCTGCTCTTTGAGTTGTAAGGAAATAGCTTCAGTATCTGCTGTGAAATTGTCTTAAGGAGAAATTTCAGTGATGCTGCCTTATGGAAAAGTGGCTGGAGGATGTCTCTGTAGCAAatccatttgtttatttctgaTTCTTATTTAGAGCATTTGCAGGAAGGAGAATTCAGCTGGTACCTGTGAGTACCTAGTGTCAGCCTGTAAAGTACCCATTGCCAGGAGATGAGGTACCACCTCCTCCAGCATCTCATTTTGGCTGGGGTGTGTGTTTTCTCCTGAAACTCTGCTAGTACCACTGAGAAAGCTGCTTATGTTTCCTGGTCTCTGTTCTGTCATTAATAGCTCCTATTGGCATTCACTTTGATCAGGTTTTATCACACTGAATATCCTAATTGGAGGCAGGTGTGGCAAGGTTCATATATGGTAAATTTGTTCTGTACTTCACAGCCCTAGTAAGCTCTGGCCTGCCTTTGTCTAGACCTTTCTTCCCTGTGGCTGAATATTGCACCTCTGGTGGAGAAACTAAGTGCATGAGCCTTCTGTGTATGCTATCAGGGAAGAAATACCATAAGCCACCCATTGGCTTGTGTCCCACAAGGACTCTATTTTTGCCTAGTCTGGGTGGAGGAGACCGAGAGAGAATAATATAGGAAGGAGGTAGGCCAGGCATGTGCTTCTCATGCACTACCTGCTCCTGGCTCAGGTGGGTCTCCTGTGAGGTAGGGGCCCTCACAGTGTGAAGTATCTCACTTGAGCTGTGCTTCATTATGTGTCTTACAGTTGACGACAGCAGTGACCAGTGCCTTTTTATTAGCAAAAGTGATCCTCTCAAAGGTATGGCTGCTCCACTTCCTGTACCATTGTCCTCTGCAAGGATGACACCAGCCCATTTCCATTGAATGTCTGACCAAGCTGACcatcattgcccttccccctcctgtTCATGTCTCTTCCTCCAGCTTTTCTCTCAAGGGGCATTTGGCTATGTGCTGCCCATCATTTCATTCATCCTTGCCTGGATCGAGACATGGTTCCTGGATTTCAAAGTGTTACctcaagaagcagaagaagaaaacagtaaGTTTTTGTCAGAGTCAGCCTGCTAGACCAGCTGCAAGGGGCTGATGTGGCTTCTTGGTGTGAACTCAGATGCCAAGGGTGGGATGCAACTGCATGGCCACATAAGAATGGAGGCAAGTGTTGTGTGAATGGGACAGTGACAGGCAGAGGGGTCCTCTTTCCAGTTGTCAGGAAGAACAGGTGAACACCTGTTCAAATGACATTAAGCTACCAAAACTAGCCACCATGTTGTTCCCCTCagattggttgtttgtttgtttgtttcatcatTTATAACCATGATAAGATACTAAACATTGTGTGTATATCAACAGAGCTGTGCTGGTGAAAAGCACAGAAAACAACCAATTATTAGTGAAAGGGGCAGCAATTTCCCACATATGCCAGGACATTTGCAAAGTCCTGTATTGCTTTCCACACTGATGGTGTTGCAGAGTCGGTGGTAAATAGATCAGATAGGTGCCTGTTCTTGGGAGTGGAACAATGGAGTTCAGAGGAGGGAGACCTCAGCTgacctcccctgccctctcctgcccttccctgccctccccaaaCCAGTGCAGTGCTCAGCACACACCAGCCCTCCCTTGTCCTCTGAAGGGCATCCAGcatcgtgtgtgcctgtgttctgCCTAGGTTAGTCTCACAGTTGACTAGGAAGGCCAAGTGATGGACTGAGATGTGTGGCTCCTTATTGTTATTGCCCTCCCCACAGAAGGCCTTCATGgaagcccagccctgcccaccccTCTCTGACAAGTGTCAGTGTAGATACTCATGCTATTTATTTCTAGACTGACACCTTGGGTCCATTTCTGTCATCCACCTCATAGGAAAAAGTCTTAAGTGTGACTGTAATTTCACACAACaggataaaaaataatttatatgtggttttattttgaaaagtttGCTTAATATAAAAGCAGTTTTTTAAGAAGAATGGAGTTTTATTTCAAAGTACAAGGTGTGTGTCTGTCCTGTGCCCCTATTCTGGCAAAGGATGAGCAGATGACACTGAGGAAGCACAGGAGGCTACTTCCATTAGATCTGAGCATCAAGATGAACTCTGCTGAAGATGCTTCAAGTTATAACATGGTAGATACATGAATGGCTATTTCTCAGTACTTAAGAAAGCTCCATCCACAATTTCTGACCATTTTGATTTAGCATTTGCTCTCATTGTCAGTGGCAGACGTGCACAGAGGCATGCATGTGCACTGTATGCACATATGCCTTCTTCATCAGGGAGATTGTTCTGGACCTGCCCTCTCTTTACCATCTTGTCTTCAGGAACACCCTTCTTTAAAGCAAATGTCTCTCCACCTTATTATTCTTCCTGTATTTTTAAGAAAGGCCACTGAAGTATTACACTTAGCCTCTGGTGTTTATCTAACCGGATGCAGACAATAGACCAGTTGTACAGGCTGACCAGATCTTGATtcactttgtgttttgtttttgatgtagGTGTTGATACTTGTACAGATAGTCATTCTCAGGGAAAAGAAACCTTTAAAACTGAACTTAATATCCTAGGATATTAAGGCAATTTTTAAATgacttgtttttccttctttacagAATTGATTGATGGTTTATTAATGAAACCTCTAATTTTGCAGAGTAACTttgtttataataacatttttagtATAATAATGATACCCTTTGACAATACTTAATCTCAATGCCAAGCTTCTGAGAAGGGGGCCACATTCCATTGACTGCATTTCTTCTCTTCCAGGGCTCCTGATAGTTCAGGATGCATCAGAGAGAGCAGCCCTCATCCCTGCTGGGCTTTCTGATGGTCAGTTTTATTCACCTCCTGAATCTGAAGCAGGTAAAAACTCAATTGCCAGTTATATCTTTGTTTGTAACTTAAAAATCTctaccctcctccctctcctgcctATCTCTTTGTTGGTCCACTGAATGCACATTAGGCACTTAAGGATGTGTCAAGACAGAGAGGTTGAAAGTGAAAGTAGGGAAGAGGCCTGGCTCCTGAGATTCACTATCCCTGCTTTAGGAGGCAAGCAGAGGAGGAATGGGTCCTGATACTTTCCATTGTCTTCGACTGCTAACCCAGATGTCCTCTGGGATTGCCCAGGGCTGAGAATGGCAGCTCTGTCCACCAAGATCCACCTTTGTCCTGGCCTATGTCTCATTATTCACACACCTGTGTcagtcctccttcctttttctgcctccctcatcTCAGCCCAGTCCTACCACTTCCTCTTGGGTCTAATCCTAGGTCAACATTCCTTGCTTCAGAATCTGTCACAACCTCTCTATTTCAGTCTCTAGTATTGTCTTCCACTCATCAGCTACCAGAACACTCT is a window of Perognathus longimembris pacificus isolate PPM17 chromosome 2, ASM2315922v1, whole genome shotgun sequence DNA encoding:
- the Stard3nl gene encoding STARD3 N-terminal-like protein is translated as MSHLPGDMENTLTGSQSSHASLRDVHSINPTQLMARIESYEGREKKGISDVRRTFCLFVTFDLLFVTLLWIIELNVNGGIENTLEREVVQYDYYSSYFDIFLLAVFRFKVLILAYAVCKLRHWWAIALTTAVTSAFLLAKVILSKLFSQGAFGYVLPIISFILAWIETWFLDFKVLPQEAEEENRLLIVQDASERAALIPAGLSDGQFYSPPESEAGSEEEAEEKQDSEKPLLEL